attgtctctgggagtgaatacttatctaatcaagatatattagtgttctATTATTAATTAAAAAAGTATATAATTTTTCCTTTCACATTGCTGATTCTTTTTTGTAGATCGTTGACCAAAAATTTcaattaaatcaatttgaatcccaccttgtaacaacaaaatgtggaaaaagttaaggggtgtaaatactttctgaaggaactgtatctGTGGAGTGACAATGCCCGTAGTTTTCATTGTAACCCTAGACTCAGAACTACATCATTGCTCAGTACTCACATGCGTGGCCCACATGAAACAGCACAGAGCTGGGGGAGAGGCTGAAGTTTGAGATGTTGGCCCCGAGTTTGAACCactgaacagagagggagagagaagaataaACTATACCACAACAGtacaaagggtctgaaaataGATTGTCCAGGTAGCACACAATGCAGTGATCCAAGCCTTACACAGCAAGGACAATGTCGTCACTCAAAACTCTAAATGTCatagaaaatacattttatgtCATACAGCATTGCTATTGCAATTTCAAATTAAAATCAGTGTTCAGTTAAATCAAAAACCTAGGCTCATTCAGGATGTACCAAGGCTTTATTCTAAGCCTGGGTAAATACAAAACAGTCAGACTGAATAGAGGCAGATTTGAACCCTTTCTAAAAAGGTTACCATTGAACAATTCCAAACATAAAGAAGTAAAGCGAGCCTCACCAGAATAAGCAGCAGGAGGAACGGAGAGAGGACGAGGGCTGTGAAGGTGTTAGACACCACCGTGGGTGGCTTCTTCTCAGGCTCCCGGAACAAGTGCTACAGAGGAGGAGAACATCATTCAAGTCCAGTTATTTATCCAtttattatacaacgggtgggtctaatcctgaatgctgattggttaaaactgcatagcagccggtgtctattccacaagttaccaccagctaaatctatgaaGTTAAAATTCCTATTTACGCTGTTCCATTTGACTACGCAATtgcccagccaagcaatttataaacttgatctccactataaaaagcatctacacatcatctcacatttcttttagactaacatttagctTTCAACAACcaagatttgtataaaccttgctgtctgtctctccgacatttccaacattgtttcaatattcaaaatcgatctccagctgtcccatagtaatgaatgtgtcgggagtcgggatgagacagacaggaaggcagcttttctcagccagtcaatcatgaatcagcatcatttttatggatatatacacaaagaaatgtcaattgaaaaaagatCCAACTAAACAatgtgcagctagtttgcagtcatTCCAGTTTCAGTTCGAagttattgtgttagctgtgttgttgactAGCTCCTCTAAACAAGTGTCCTGatgagtgagcacattttctatgcgcacctcattagctcattgttatggatgtgtccagataaatgtcactagaaacagcttaaacaaatgtggctACTCTGTTATTCTGTTTTTTTGACGTGACTAAGTTAGCCCTGGTTTGCTAGCTAGCAAGTAATGGATAATTACATTGCCAGCCAGTGTGGaaatagaacatttagaacaaacaactgggttgcgtccatagatacagaacaaaaagactgaacgactgggtcgcgtctctagcaaccgaaccgatagaacaaatgaccagccggcttgggtagcaaccctagatttgtgttgggACTAAATCTTGTGGAAGGATAATATTATGAATAAGatcatcaaaataatgtttatgaaaatatgtcaatcagtATTTGAATATGTTGTATCAAAGTgttaatgccctcgaagccggtgtttggagtgtatatatatatatatatatatatatattttattggcACAGTTTGCCAATATATCAAAACACCAGCTTctcaggcattatcacttaacTAGTTTATCTATCAGCGACTATGCACCCGAGTTAGATTTATCTTCATTAGTCATTTCAAGCTATGACTAGTAGCCTCAAGAGTAGCGAAACAAAATGTTACATAACTCATCACAATGTTCAATTATATGCAAGTGTTTGGCTTGTTGTTAACCTGAATATCTGGTTTGGGCATGTAAAGGGTCTTGGACTGGATGGCTGCTGGGGCCTCCTCATCAAGGAACTTTAGGACAACATCAGCCACGTTCCACAGAATGGGGTTCTCCAAGGTGGCATCTCCCACGATGAGGTGGAGGACATAGGTCCCAGACATGGAGTCAAACTCAGACTTCCTCTCTGCTGTGTCCAGCTCAAACTTATAAAGGTTCTTACTGTCCGGCTCAGCAACAAACACAACTTCCTGGCCAGTTTTCTGATTGTGAAACCTCACAAAGGTCTGTAAAGAAAAACAAAATACCCTCAAGAGGTGTAGCACAATGCAATGTTGACAGAATGAGAGCAGGAACATAAAAATGTTAACACAGAAAAAGCTAAATACCTGGTGAGGAGTGAGCTCTACTCCAGTGTTGGCATCCACTAACTGGAAATTCATGGCAAAGTTCTGATGGCTGTCTGCAGTAAAGGAGCCTTTGGCCTTGAAGGGATAGTCCACCCTGAAAATGACATACTTTAGATTTATTTTGTGTGGCAATGAGTAAGgacaacctctgtgttatgggtCTCACAAGGGCAGTATTAAAATGCCTTCATATACGTGGTTGGGCTCTCTGACCTGGATGTCTTGGTGCCGATGCTCTGGTCCTTATCCACTACAGACAGGTCCATATTAGTGACGGCTACCTCAGTGGACACCTTCACTTTCAGCTAaaggcaggtggagagagagaaatgaaggaaTAAAATGGAACTCATATGAAGAAATTTGTATGAAGCAGAGTAATTGTCACATGTATGGTGAGTCAGAGAAAGCTAAAGTAAATGCTAGAGGTTAATAGTTTTCATACCTGGTCAAGTAACATAAAAAGTTATGTACGCTAATGGAAAAGGCTATTTTGTAGGAATAACCTTCCTTGGCAAGCACAATGAACTGCTAACCTTCTGACCAATCCCAAAGAGGCAACTCTGACTTAACTTCCAACAACATTTAGACTAATTGATGGTTCTCAAAATAACAAATCCAAAACCATAGACCTTCTTTACTTGGCATTGTGTGAACAATGCCCGCATTTAAGAAAATACTAAACTACCAAATACTATATAGAAGATTATATTTATGTTACATCTATGTGGGTACCAAATGATTCCCAATAAATTTATCTTGAATAAAAGACGAGCTCACCTCAACCTGATTGGCAACCAATCGGCTGTCCCCGGTGACAGCCACAGTAAACTGGTAATatccactggctggctggctagccaTGAAGTTAAGTTCAAAAATGCCACTGTAAAACAGTTGGAAATAATTATTAAACACTACAACGCTGACATACAAATAACATGCATGAACAGCAGAGATATTTCCTTGACTGCAAAGATTTGATTAAAGCTTGGATTCTATAACACTCAATATTAATCTACACAAAATTATTGCCCAGACAAATTCAAAATCGGTCTGTCTACCATACTTACTTTCTGAGGGAGAAAGGTGCCTGGCTGAGTACAACACTCTTAGAGGCAACAGCTTGAGCAGATTCCACCAGCAGATTGGCTGAGGCAAGAGGATTGGACAGGATGTCTGTCACCAGAAGCTGTGGGTAAAGACAAGGAGGCAGATAAAGGGTCAGTGAAAAGAAAATGGGGTGGAGACCCTTACCCAGTGGTGGACTAGCAAGGGCACTGAACAAGGTCCACTAGGGTTCATGTCAACAAGGTTAGGGCTCAAGTAAGAAACACTATTCATGTGACATCCTTCAAACGTGTTTCCAATTGATGACATCTAAATCAtaaacttaaaaatatatatataataattaaaTGTCACTGGATGATAAACACTGGAGTAGTAGAGGAGAGCATACATGCAGGATTGGCTGGCTGTGGGAGACTGTGGCAGGCCCCTGGGTACTGACGATGACTGGCACGTGGAAGCGGTTGCTGGAGAGAGCTGCAGCAGCACAGGCTACACTGAACGCCTCAGACCGGGAATCCCAGGACTTCTTACTGAACACAGAGTTCACCAGCTGGATCACCTGGTCCTGTGGGGATAAAAGCTCACATTTATAGTAATCTGATAAGATAGCTGGGgtttcaagttttattgtcacgtgcacaagtacactGAAAATCCTTTCTTGcttgctctttcccaacaatgcagtaattgATATCAGTAGTACTATTTGTTATGTAAAAGTCAAGTAGAACAAAAAAGACACGAGAAACATAAAATAAACACGAGAAAGTAAACAAGCTACTCTGGAGTTCCATTCCAGAGATCTAATACAGAACACATGATCGGGAAAAAGTCACACCGCCTCATGCAACCTGCGTCCCTTCTACCACCCACATAAATGGTGACAGCAGGTTACCTCTTTCAGAGGAGGCTCCGTGTCCGCATGGTCTGACAGTGTGTAGGCTGCTGTCACAAAGAGGGCGGTCGCCTCAAGTCCCTCCTCAAACTGGAGGTACACTCCACCCAAGTCATCCAATCGTGCTGCCAGATCCTTACGAGGGAGAGAAAGGTTCAAATACAACATCTCTGCTTGAGAAACAAGTTTGCATGTGGGAAATTTGCAACTTTGCAAAGTAATTCACCTGACAAAACCTGTAGCACAGCACCACCTAGTGGACTTGTGAAACTCACCTCAATCTCCTCCAGGATTCCTCCAAGCTCAGCCTGCTGGGAGAGACGGGTGGCAGTCTGGAGTGCAGTAGTGATCCTGTACAGAGAGACAAGAAAAAAAACAGTCACTTTACTATGACAAAACGGTGTCAAGTCTTTAGATCAATGGCCATAGGAATGCGTTATCTGTTCAAAAGCAAAGTTTGTTAGAAAGGACAAAGTAACAATGAAGTTCAAAAACCCAAATGATCAAAGAAACGATTCAGCAGCAAGTCTGTTCCATCTGCCAGGCCAGCGGGTATTACTCACGCCAAGACGTTGTCTTCCTTGGCAATACGGGCGACGAGGGCAGCGACGACTTCCTGTGAAGCCAGAGGAAGCCCCAGGGAACTGAGGGCGCTGACGGCTCTGAAgatctgtgttactgtagagtccTCGCTGACTGCTGCCAGAAGGATGTCACGGGTCTCGTTGGATACTGGCATCTAAATAAGTCATTCATAAAGAGGGAGAACACAGAGCTAAGCGAGGACTTCACTGGCAGAGCATCCAAAACCACCATCATAAATGTTGTCTTAATTCCATGCAAGCCACCATTTATGTTACTGGAAGAGCaaatgacatgtttttttttgtcatacATAAGTAAGCTCCCTATAGGACTACTTACCTCACAGTCTGCGATGGCCTGACTGGCCTCAGCAGCGAAGAAGAGGGAGTCGACACTCATGGGGTCCAATTGGGCCTTCAGAAACTGACAAGCATcctgaaaaataaaaaacaaggaTTTAATAAGGCAACAAGCTGTACAGTAAAACACATAGGTAAACATTGTGGTGATTATGGAAGTGAATAGCCTAAGGTAACTAAACATGCCATAGGCTACACGTTTTGGATATAACAGTCAAGCCTCTTTCCTTCAATAATTAGAAGCTAATTTTCTTACATTTTCATCAGCAACTGAGGCTCCAAGCTTGCTCAAACCAACGATGGAGTAGTATGCTGATGCCAGGTCTGTGAAGGGTTGGCTCAGGAGGACTTTAAGTCTGTCCACGTCTGACAGGGAGAGGTGATGGGATGGGGTCAGAGCCTGGGCCCCGAGAGCCACGGTGAGGAGGACCAAGCAGAACACACCTGTGGGGACACATGCATGATGGTTACAGCCAGgtcagtaggagagggaagaTTTCAACTATTTGAGTTCCCATTTTAGAAGTGTAGACTTGTGTGTAGTCTCGATCATGCAACCATTGCACAGTAACCGATGCAGAACACTCCATTTCTTAACTAGAGGAACCAGCTAGaaagctagctaaccagctaacgTGAGCGATAGATTTTACACAACGTTGTGTAAAACTAACGTTGGGAATCATAATACAGACAACGTACACTTGTATACAATCCAATTCATGATGATGTACATGCAAGGTACATGTATAGCAATATCTAGTTAGCTACGAGTCTACGACATCCTAGCTAcctgctaacgttagcttccACATTGGTCCTGTCACTCCAGCCTGGAGTCCAGGCGTTACACACTTGCACGCACCATTTGTAGACTTTGGCAAAATCAGCGCTAGACTATATTACTACATATGGGTGGCAACTAGTAATAAGAAGTTTACTTCGATCGTATTTAGAAGAAAAAAACGCGTTATACTTACGAGGCTGGGCCATGTCCACTCCAATGATGTATAGATAGATCATTGGCTCACTCTTGCCGTCTAATGTATCGTCACCTAAGAGCCGCAATTGCTTCCGGGTTCTAAGCCTTGGAGACTACAATTTCAAAGACATGGGGTGGTAATTGCATTTTCAGACTTGGTATGTGTTATTATTAAACAACCACCTATCACACAACGTATTATTTCccaaatatattacaataaaataacattttacaatCATATATCCTCAGATGCTGTTTTATTGAAATGCCAAATCTGACAGCTAGTGTCGTTACCCCTATTCGTATAATTGGTTACAACTAACTGCTGCAAATGAATGAACGCGTTCTGATATCAGAACCAGAGGGTTGTTGGACATGTCTGAAATGTGGGCcagaataacaaaacaaaaaatgtagATCAAATTATCGGGTAAAATCTGTGCAAATATTATACATTTACATTCTATTTCAGTGCCTTTCAAACGTTACCGGGCTCATGTGACTGCCCCTCAACACAAAAAGGGGCAGGTTCACATAAGCATTGTGTCCGTTTTTCATTGGTCCTCATCAAGAAACAAACCACACTCAAAATTCCTAATCTGGCCCATTTTTGATTTATCACAAAATCAATAGCTCACCAACCAATTAAGTCAATAAAAATACAACATAAATATTAAATGTATCAATCACACATTGCAAATGCAAAGGCAATTTTACAAACTGTTCATATAATTTAATATTTTTAGTTTGTTTacattagtaaaaaaaaaaacgagaTTCTCATACATTTTGTTATCTGCACAGAACATTATCAGGTTTCAGTAGAAAAATCCTGTACCTCTTAACATTTTGGACATGAGAATAGGACAACCCGAGTGTATGATTCTTCTATGGTGATGCATATTCACGTCACATGCTTATACTCTTAAAATTGTAGCCTATAATACAACTACAGGAGTTGACAGTAGACTACATATTATGTAAAAAATAGATCATAGGAAACAAACAGTTCTGCAACCTCACCAACCATCTGTTCGCTTGTGTGAGTCAACTTGTTTAGATTCATTATTGATTTATCAGGTAATCAAACGCAACCATGACTAACACAGTTACAAACAACTCCAATACTGATAGATGTAAGTGCAAAATGACATGTTTTCCTTTTGATATCTAAAGTTCACATTTAGACCTTTCTATTACATTTGAGTATGACAAATTTGATATAAGtgtggattaaattgtttttgtaCAGTGTTAAGACCTTTACGAGAGAACGATGTGTGTAGATTCAAACTGCATTACATTTTAAACACTTTTAAACACCCAGAAAGTTGCCCTACAATACAATTCTTTCCATATTTACAAGTATCCAGGACTAAGAAAACATTACTTCAGTTGAGCATGCTCAACACAGCACGAGATCAATTTTTTACAAAATGTTGTTTTAGAAACCTAAAACCCTGCTATCATCGATACCAACACAATCAAGGCTGGGTTTACTCAGGCAGCccaaatatcagaattgggctacctGTGTAAACGCTGCCTAAATTTGGGAAGAGACGCATTGAAACATGTTTACCATGTTTAATCCATAAGAGTCTAAACCGGGGTGTATTTAACCCTTTATTTTAAAAGGCACTAAACTATCtccatatatacagtgcattcggaaagtattcagaccccttcccttttcccacattttgttacgttatagtcTTATTCCAAAATAGATTAAATCAAAAtccaaatctacacacaataccccataatgacaagagAAGTGAGAAGagatttttagaatttttttgcaattgtattaaaaataaaaacagataccttatttacataagcattcagaccagctttgcttcaacaaagtactaattaacggttctgaatacttatgtaaatgtggtatgtattttttttgtcattatggggtattgtgtgtagattgaggggggaaacgatttagtccattttagaataaggctgtaacgtaacaaaatgtgggaaaagtcaagggcgCTGAATACATCGACACGGGGGAGTTTTTTTAACTAGGGTTGCAACATTtcgggaactttcaataaattccctgtttTTTTTTAGAAATCATGGTTTGAGGAAACGAGATTTTGGGAAAACCAGGCAATTAATTGAAAGTtgccagaattttgcaaccctatatTTAACACAATGGAAATGTCTGCACAGAGGACAACAAGGCTAGTGAGGGCTCAGGACAGGATGAGGGCCCGGTTAGGAGCGTGGGATTTCAGTAAACGGAGGTAACGTCTTGCTTTCTCTGTCATTATGAGCTGGTCCTTAGTACGTCCACATACCACTGCTTCCCATGCCTTGGACATCTGAGAACACAGCAAAGCATATCAATAACTTCAGATGCAAAACAGACAAATAGAGGGAAATGAAAACCATTACAAAAGATGATAAAAGACAtgtacaacaaaaaaatatgtatGCATTACAGGCTATTAGAAAACTCCTGATTATGATATAGTATACTAATAAACATGGGAAAAGACAGCTATTTAATAATAACTTCACTTAGATAGCAGCCAATGGTAGCGTTTCATTAGAGTACTCACTGGGGTTGGGGGCACTGGGTTGAAATATGCACCACTCTCACTGGGTCCTAAACAGAAGCCCTGATCCAGAACATTATCCTCTTTATCTTCAGTCTTCATACAAAAGGACGAGGAGTTGAGAGACATCTCAGCCTGCCACAAGGATAACAATATACAAATCAATGGAGGAAATCACCATCAACAATAACAGCAGAATTAAATCCATTTCTAATGAATGTACCTTAGAAAAGGTTTTGGGCTCGGACTTCATGGACTGATGCCTCGCAGTGACTATCTCTTTGCAGTCCATGACATCCAGAGCCAGAGATTTACGCACTTTCTTCATTGGAGGTCGATGCTGGAAGCAAAGGAATGGACCACATAGTCAGACCATTTCATAAGACTGAGAAGCATCATCTGTGAAAGTAAATGATCGTAAAATGTCATCGTACTCACCACCTGCTTGCGTCTTTGCTCAGGTGGACTCTCATCCGTCACGATCAGCTCAATCCCAGCCTCTTTCAAGAGGACCTCTTTCAAGTCCTCCTCATTCGGAGTCTGAGGCTAAGACATTAAGAAATAAACTATTTTCAGCAGTATATTGAAGAAATTATCCATACAAATCGTCTGACAATCCAAGTGCTTTCATTGACAACAGTAGCAAGTGAGGGACTCACCATTGGTCGCAGAGAACCATACTTCTCCATGGCATTTTTGAATGGAGTTGGAGTCCGTGGAGTGGTGTCAAGATTTGACTTGTGGTTGGGTGTGATGAACCTTGATAAAAAGACAAACTAAATATAATTCTCTACTGCTACGAGAGATTAATCGTATCGCATGCCAATAATAACTTAGCACATACAAGACAATTGTGTGTCAATAATGCCttattacatacactgagtttgGGTACAGCTTGGATGCGCAAACAGAGTTTTCCTTCTGTGTGAGTGGAGTCTTGTCACGGTGTAGTGGTGTGGTAACCCCAGACTTCTGATTGCACACTGGCGTAGAGGTGAGAGATGGATTCTCCAGCTCAAAGTTGTCCTGTTTGGTCCACATGTTGAGGAACTGGAAACACACACTGCATTTCACTAAAATGACACCTTACGTCCATTTGCAATAGTACCTcccacagcaactcacccaagcctcccccatttctccttcacccaaatccagaaagctgatgttctgaaagagctgcaaaatctggaccccaacaaatcagccaggctagacaatctggaccctctctttctaaaaatgatctgcctaaaatgttgcaacccctattactaacctgttcaacctctttcgtatcgtctagagattcccaaagattggaaagctgccgcggccatccccctcttcaaacggGGGGGGGACTCTCTAGACCCAAACTTCTACAGATCTATATCCATCCTAAaatgcctttctaaagtcttcaaacgccaagttaacaaacagatcactgaccatttcgaatcccaccgtaccttctccgctatgcaatctggtttcagagctggtcatgggtgcacctcagccacgctcaatgtcctaaacgatatcataaccgccatcgataagagacatgtgcagccgtattcatcgacctggccaaggcattcgactctgtcaatcaccacattcttatcggcagactcaatagccttggtttctcaaacgattgcctcgcctggttcacaaactacttctctgatagagttcagtgtgtcaaaccgGAGGGCccgttgtccggacctctggcagtctatgggggtgccacagggttaaattctcgggctgactctcttctctgtatacatcaatgatgtcactcttgctgctggtgattatctgatccacctctatgcagacgacaccattctgtatacctctggcatttctttggacactgtgttaactaacctccagatgagattcaatgccatataactctccttccatggcctccaactgctcttaaatgcaagtcaaacgaaatgcatgctcttcaaccgatcactgcccgcacctgcccagcatcactactctggacaattctgacttaggtatttgtagttgtccacatattctaggtgtctggttagactgtaaactctccttccagactcacatcaaacatctccaatcctaaattaaatctagaatcggcttcctatttcgcaaacaaagcatccttcactcatgctgccaaacataccctcgtaaactgaccatcctactgatccttgacttcggcgatgtcatttacaaaatagcctccaacactctactcaataaattggatgcagtctatcacagtgtcatccgttttgtcaccaaagccccatatactacccaccactgcgacatgtacgctctcattggctggcgtttgcttcatattcgtcgccaaacccactggctccaggtcatctacaagtctttgctaggtaaagccccgccttatctcagctcactggtcaccatagcagcacccacccgtagcacgcgctcccgCTCGTagcactggtcacccccaaagccaattcttcctttggccgcctttccttccaggtctctgctgccaatgactggaacgaattgcaaaaatcactgaagcctcatatctccctcactagctttaagccccagctgtcagagcagctcacagatcactgcacctgtacatagcctacctcatccccataatgtattttatttatttatcttgctcctttgcaccccagtatctctactgcCACATtcgtcttctgcacatctaccattccagtgtttaattgctatattgtaattactttgctaccatggcctatttattgccttatcctacctcattttcacacactgtatatagactttttctactgtattattgactgaatgtttgtttattccatgtgtaactctgtgttgttgttgtatgtgtcgaactgctttgctttatcttggccaggtcgcagttgtaaataagaacttgttctcaactagcctacctggttaaattaaggtgaaatatatatgtatatatatttttttttaaataaaaatatggaATTTCATTTTAGGGAAATTAAACATGGTAAAATGTGTTTTTGGCCACATGATTCTGTACAAAACAATGGCAACAATGAGTCATTTTACTGTGTTAGGTTATGGTGGTTGAGCCATTACCTGTGAGGGTGAGAAGGGCAGGATCTTGACCGGGGTGCTCTTGGGGGTCCTGGAGTTGTTGGAGTCAGGGGACAGAGCTATGCGACGGCGGCTGCGGCGGTTGAGTATGGAAGGTGGGGTGATTCCTCCAGGGGAGATGGGGATCAGCTCCCCCCGGTTACCCTTACTGAGTTCCTGTAGGGCACTGCCCTCCAGACGGAACTGGGTCCGCTCTGGGCTCTGGCTCTCCTCGGGCAGATCAAAGACAGCCATGTTACACCAGCCATCCAAGTCCTGGTAGAGGAAAAGAAACAGAAACGAAGTAAAGAAGTTTATGAAAATAAATATAATTTGACAAACTAATTCATAAGAAAATAGTCAGACATCTTGTCTGCCATATCTGATCATCAAATGAGATCTCTTTGGTATTCCATCTGTAACAAGATGAACATGGTGAAATTCAGAAAACAGAGGTATTTTGACCCCATCCAGCCCTCTTACCCCATCCACCATCTCCATCACCTCTTTTAAGGCTGGGCCGTTGGGAGAGAGGAAGCCTGAGCTGTCCACC
This is a stretch of genomic DNA from Oncorhynchus clarkii lewisi isolate Uvic-CL-2024 chromosome 17, UVic_Ocla_1.0, whole genome shotgun sequence. It encodes these proteins:
- the LOC139371297 gene encoding dolichyl-diphosphooligosaccharide--protein glycosyltransferase subunit 2-like isoform X2, with protein sequence MIYLYIIGVDMAQPRVFCLVLLTVALGAQALTPSHHLSLSDVDRLKVLLSQPFTDLASAYYSIVGLSKLGASVADENDACQFLKAQLDPMSVDSLFFAAEASQAIADCEMPVSNETRDILLAAVSEDSTVTQIFRAVSALSSLGLPLASQEVVAALVARIAKEDNVLAITTALQTATRLSQQAELGGILEEIEDLAARLDDLGGVYLQFEEGLEATALFVTAAYTLSDHADTEPPLKEDQVIQLVNSVFSKKSWDSRSEAFSVACAAAALSSNRFHVPVIVSTQGPATVSHSQPILHLLVTDILSNPLASANLLVESAQAVASKSVVLSQAPFSLRNGIFELNFMASQPASGYYQFTVAVTGDSRLVANQVELKVKVSTEVAVTNMDLSVVDKDQSIGTKTSRVDYPFKAKGSFTADSHQNFAMNFQLVDANTGVELTPHQTFVRFHNQKTGQEVVFVAEPDSKNLYKFELDTAERKSEFDSMSGTYVLHLIVGDATLENPILWNVADVVLKFLDEEAPAAIQSKTLYMPKPDIQHLFREPEKKPPTVVSNTFTALVLSPFLLLLILWFKLGANISNFSLSPSSVLFHVGHACMLGLMYVYWTHLNMFQTLKYLAIIGSLTFLAGNRMLAQKAVKRLASK
- the LOC139371299 gene encoding myb-related protein B-like, producing the protein MEVKQREMSWWSRGEDGEEAMYQDTDSDVAEQRDCGKVKVKWTQDEDDNLKALVQNRGPNDWKYIASILPNRSEHQCQHRWLKVLDPDLVKGPWTKEEDEKVIDLVNRYGNKQWAVVAKHLKGRLGKQCRERWHNHLNPDVKKSSWTAEEDLIIYKAHCMLGNRWAEIAKLLPGRTDNAVKNHWNSTIKRKVEMGFYSRVDPSLKCQQMEPEESMAHHSRDQQMDYGGSMEREPDQDPTLPENANTSTVRGGPKEAGFHKAVSPQQSKTPKSEPNTPGGELNTSSWVVDSSGFLSPNGPALKEVMEMVDGDLDGWCNMAVFDLPEESQSPERTQFRLEGSALQELSKGNRGELIPISPGGITPPSILNRRSRRRIALSPDSNNSRTPKSTPVKILPFSPSQFLNMWTKQDNFELENPSLTSTPVCNQKSGVTTPLHRDKTPLTQKENSVCASKLYPNSVFITPNHKSNLDTTPRTPTPFKNAMEKYGSLRPMPQTPNEEDLKEVLLKEAGIELIVTDESPPEQRRKQVHRPPMKKVRKSLALDVMDCKEIVTARHQSMKSEPKTFSKAEMSLNSSSFCMKTEDKEDNVLDQGFCLGPSESGAYFNPVPPTPMSKAWEAVVCGRTKDQLIMTEKARRYLRLLKSHAPNRALILS
- the LOC139371297 gene encoding dolichyl-diphosphooligosaccharide--protein glycosyltransferase subunit 2-like isoform X1, with the translated sequence MIYLYIIGVDMAQPRVFCLVLLTVALGAQALTPSHHLSLSDVDRLKVLLSQPFTDLASAYYSIVGLSKLGASVADENDACQFLKAQLDPMSVDSLFFAAEASQAIADCEMPVSNETRDILLAAVSEDSTVTQIFRAVSALSSLGLPLASQEVVAALVARIAKEDNVLAITTALQTATRLSQQAELGGILEEIEDLAARLDDLGGVYLQFEEGLEATALFVTAAYTLSDHADTEPPLKEDQVIQLVNSVFSKKSWDSRSEAFSVACAAAALSSNRFHVPVIVSTQGPATVSHSQPILHLLVTDILSNPLASANLLVESAQAVASKSVVLSQAPFSLRNGIFELNFMASQPASGYYQFTVAVTGDSRLVANQVELKVKVSTEVAVTNMDLSVVDKDQSIGTKTSRVDYPFKAKGSFTADSHQNFAMNFQLVDANTGVELTPHQTFVRFHNQKTGQEVVFVAEPDSKNLYKFELDTAERKSEFDSMSGTYVLHLIVGDATLENPILWNVADVVLKFLDEEAPAAIQSKTLYMPKPDIQHLFREPEKKPPTVVSNTFTALVLSPFLLLLILWFKLGANISNFSLSPSSVLFHVGHACMLGLMYVYWTHLNMFQTLKYLAIIGSLTFLAGNRMLAQKAVKRIAAEQSSRLAKYRSLR